A stretch of Prunus dulcis chromosome 6, ALMONDv2, whole genome shotgun sequence DNA encodes these proteins:
- the LOC117630236 gene encoding histidine-containing phosphotransfer protein 5-like produces MSGKELGQELKELVSSLQDQGILDEQFDQMKAVQNEQNPCFVVNLITTFLGDAENILAQLRTYLSAEDPDEVNYPQVATLALTLKGSSSSVGGCRMALACSQLRDVSDVNDHEGCIIFLDLINQQFLILRENLNHIVQGILNDYFDELKGLQDENDPCFVHECITIFLCEAQDYRAELTTNL; encoded by the exons atgtctGGGAAGGAACTTGGCCAAGAGCTCAAGGAACTCGTCAGCTCCTTGCAAGACCAA GGAATTTTGGACGAGCAATTTGATCAAATGAAAGCAGTTCAGAATGAACAAAATCCTTGCTTTGTTGTGAATTTGATCACCACATTCCTTGGTGATGCTGAAAATATTTTGGCACAACTCAGGACATATCT GAGTGCTGAGGATCCTGATGAAGTCAACTATCCCCAGGTGGCAACTCTTGCCCTCACGCTCAAGGGAAGTAGCTCAAG TGTTGGTGGTTGCCGGATGGCGTTAGCCTGTAGCCAGCTCCGAGATGTAAGCGATGTAAATGACCATGAAGG gtgcattatttttcttgaccTTATTAACCAACAGTTTCTCATCTTGCGGGAGAATCTGAATCACATTGTTCAG GGCATTTTGAACGACTACTTTGACGAACTGAAAGGGTTACAAGATGAAAACGATCCTTGCTTTGTCCATGAATGTATCACCATCTTCCTTTGTGAAGCTCAAGATTACAGAGCAGAGCTCACAacaaatttgtaa
- the LOC117630239 gene encoding pseudo histidine-containing phosphotransfer protein 5-like, with the protein MAAKGKDLSQQLQELISSLQEQGILTDYFDDIKDLQDEINPRFVDEIFTIFLRVAKDYRAELTRNLSEPDVNYPEVNKLAIRFKSSSTSNACGLVALACQELVDASEAKNKEGCLVALDNVNREYLVAKENLNRIVGMEREIYDMRLCRK; encoded by the exons ATGGCTGCGAAAGGGAAGGATCTTAGCCAACAGCTCCAGGAACTCATCAGCTCCTTGCAAGAACAA GGCATTTTGACCGACTACTTTGACGACATAAAAGATTTACAAGATGAAATCAACCCTCGCTTCGTTGACGAAATTTTCACCATCTTCCTTCGTGTAGCTAAAGATTACAGAGCCGAACTCACAAGAAATCT gaGTGAGCCTGATGTCAACTATCCTGAGGTGAATAAACTCGCAATCAGGTTTAAAAGTAGTAGCACAAG TAATGCCTGTGGCCTGGTTGCCCTTGCCTGTCAAGAGCTTGTTGATGCAAGTGaagcaaagaacaaagaaGG GTGCCTTGTGGCTCTTGACAATGTCAACCGTGAATATCTTGTCGCCAAAGAGAATTTGAATCGCATTGTTGGG ATGGAACGTGAAATTTATGACATGAGGCTGTGCCGAAAGTAA